Proteins from a genomic interval of Gadus morhua chromosome 21, gadMor3.0, whole genome shotgun sequence:
- the sh3bgrl2 gene encoding LOW QUALITY PROTEIN: SH3 domain-binding glutamic acid-rich-like protein 2 (The sequence of the model RefSeq protein was modified relative to this genomic sequence to represent the inferred CDS: deleted 1 base in 1 codon) codes for MVIKVYVASSTGSVVVKKHQQDVVSFLEANRLSFQEVDITMGEEERLWMCRNIPQDKHPEVGKPLTPKIFNGDRYCGDYEDFFQSKENNGVFAFLGCSSSQALEKDSES; via the exons ATGGTCATCAAGGTCTACGTTGCCTCCTCAACCGGATCTGTAGTG GTGAAGAAGCACCAGCAGGACGTGGTCAGTTTCCTGGAAGCAAATCGCCTGAGT TTCCAGGAAGTAGACATCaccatgggggaggaggagaggctgtgGATGTGCCGCAACATCCCCCAGGACAAGCACCCAGAGGTGGGCAAGCCGCTGACGCCGAAGATCTTCAATGGAGATCGCTACT GTGGG GACTATGAAGACTTCTTCCAGTCCAAGGAGAACAACGGCGTATTTGCCTTCCTGGGTTGCTCTAGTTCCCAAGCCTTAGAGAAA GATTCAGAGTCCTAG